Proteins encoded in a region of the Elizabethkingia bruuniana genome:
- a CDS encoding EamA family transporter codes for MKQSKATVITAYIIVYFVWGSTFFFIHKALSDFSPFVLGSLRFLTASLLLLTYCKIKGYKLFNFQVVKQAAVVGFLLLFLDMGALIWAEQHVSSGIAAIMAAAAALWFIILDKKEWKNNFSNKNIILGLIAGFIGVVMLFAEQINIAGDSSQRLLNLVCMVLLILGAIAWTAGSLYSKYANSKNIEQENGEDLHVMVKTSWQMITAGVMFTLVAIFNGEYSAFHPQEISTSGWISIGYLIFFGSIMAFGAYIWLIQSRPTTEVSTYAYVNPVVAVALSYFFTDDIITSLQIGGLVVILISVLLMNWDLYKNAKFFRVAQIRWYYMWRRRQIAA; via the coding sequence ATGAAGCAGTCAAAAGCAACGGTTATTACAGCCTATATTATCGTATACTTTGTATGGGGCTCTACATTCTTTTTTATACATAAAGCATTAAGTGATTTCAGTCCATTTGTTCTGGGATCGCTCAGGTTCCTTACAGCCAGCCTTTTACTACTTACCTATTGTAAGATCAAAGGCTATAAATTGTTCAATTTTCAGGTTGTAAAGCAGGCCGCTGTTGTAGGTTTCCTTTTACTATTCCTGGATATGGGAGCTTTGATATGGGCAGAACAGCATGTATCCAGCGGAATTGCAGCGATTATGGCAGCAGCAGCAGCCCTATGGTTTATTATTCTGGATAAAAAAGAATGGAAGAATAACTTCTCCAACAAAAATATTATTTTGGGATTAATTGCCGGTTTCATCGGTGTTGTTATGCTGTTTGCTGAGCAAATTAATATTGCCGGAGATTCATCTCAACGACTTTTGAATCTCGTTTGTATGGTTCTTTTAATCCTCGGTGCTATTGCATGGACTGCAGGTTCATTATATTCTAAATATGCCAACAGCAAAAATATAGAACAGGAAAATGGTGAAGATCTTCATGTAATGGTAAAAACTTCATGGCAGATGATTACTGCAGGTGTAATGTTTACACTCGTTGCAATATTCAATGGAGAATACAGTGCTTTCCATCCTCAAGAAATCTCCACATCTGGCTGGATTTCTATTGGCTATTTGATTTTCTTCGGATCCATAATGGCATTTGGAGCTTATATATGGCTTATACAGTCACGTCCTACAACAGAGGTAAGCACTTATGCCTATGTAAATCCTGTTGTAGCTGTAGCCTTAAGTTATTTCTTTACAGATGATATTATTACAAGCTTACAAATAGGAGGTTTAGTTGTTATTCTGATAAGTGTCCTGTTAATGAACTGGGATCTTTATAAGAATGCTAAATTCTTCAGAGTAGCACAGATCAGGTGGTACTACATGTGGCGCAGAAGACAAATTGCAGCATAA
- a CDS encoding 2-oxoglutarate dehydrogenase E1 component: MDRFSFLNAVHSQFIEDMYQQYLKYPDSLEPSWKAFFQGFDFALENYSDEEAVQEIKSFASQAENSNVNISEISEDIRREFKVINLIEAYRVRGHLFTKTNPVRERRHFEPTLDIENFGLTSADLNRKFNSATETGMPGPATLSEIIRHLQNIYCDSIGVEYMYIKNVEERDFIRQWLQANENHAKLSPEEKKHVLQRLNQAVAFENYLHTKFVGQKRFSLEGLESLIPALDQVITKSSQLGVDEVVLGMAHRGRLNVLTNIFQKPYKQIFSEFEGKEFEEDVFSGDVKYHLGASKVIQTTAGETVKINLTPNPSHLETVASLVEGISRAKVDNSYNGDYNKILPIVIHGDAAIAGQGIVYEIAQMMTLDGYKTGGTIHIVTNNQVGFTTNYLDARSSTYCTDVAKVTDSPVMHINADDVEAVVHAMHFAADFRNRFGKDVYIDLLGYRKYGHNEGDEPKFTQPKLYNIIAKHPNPREIYKDKLIKEGIVSDEVMKQMEVEFKKLLDENFDESKEIKKNTMDIFMADDWKKFPFGSRGSVLNPVDTKFPLDKLKDLARQISTLPTDKKFIKKITRLFEQRLNMVENDNLDWAMGELLAYATLLSEEFGIRISGEDVERGTFSHRHAVVKTEDTEEEYVPLKSVTTKDNQFQIYNSLLSEYAVLGFDYGYAMVSPDTLTIWEAQFGDFANGAQIIIDQYLVAAEEKWKLQNGLVMLLPHGSEGQGAEHSSARLERFLTLCANQNIIVANVTTPANYFHLLRRQMKADFRKPLVVMTPKSLLRHPRAVSKVEELANGAFQPIIDDATAKADKVERLVLCSGKLYYELLAKKEELNDEKVALVRLEQLYPLQMDQLDAIFEKYSNAKEFIWAQEEPENMGAWSYILRNLRDRNPQVISPVASGAPAPGSHKKFEINQNAIINQVFQCEGTPAKRPVTA, encoded by the coding sequence CAGGCAGAGAACAGCAATGTCAATATTTCAGAAATTTCAGAAGACATTCGCAGAGAATTCAAAGTAATTAATCTTATCGAGGCATACCGTGTTCGTGGTCACCTTTTCACTAAAACCAATCCGGTTAGAGAGAGAAGACACTTCGAGCCAACCTTGGATATTGAAAATTTTGGACTTACTTCTGCTGATTTAAATAGAAAATTCAACAGCGCTACAGAAACCGGAATGCCAGGGCCTGCAACGCTTAGTGAAATCATAAGACATCTTCAGAATATCTACTGCGATTCTATCGGAGTAGAATATATGTACATTAAAAATGTTGAAGAAAGAGATTTCATTCGTCAGTGGCTTCAGGCAAATGAAAACCACGCAAAACTTTCTCCTGAAGAGAAAAAGCATGTTTTACAAAGACTTAATCAGGCAGTGGCTTTCGAGAACTACCTGCATACAAAATTCGTAGGACAGAAGCGTTTCTCATTAGAAGGTCTGGAATCTTTAATCCCTGCGTTGGATCAGGTTATTACTAAGTCTTCACAATTAGGTGTAGATGAAGTAGTATTAGGTATGGCGCACAGAGGAAGACTGAATGTATTAACAAATATTTTCCAAAAGCCTTATAAGCAAATTTTCAGTGAATTCGAAGGTAAAGAATTTGAAGAAGATGTATTCTCAGGTGATGTTAAATATCACTTAGGAGCATCTAAAGTTATTCAGACAACTGCCGGAGAAACGGTGAAAATTAATCTTACACCGAATCCTTCTCACCTGGAAACAGTTGCTTCATTAGTAGAAGGTATCAGCCGTGCTAAAGTAGACAACAGCTACAACGGAGATTATAATAAGATTTTACCAATCGTTATTCATGGTGATGCTGCAATTGCCGGACAGGGAATTGTATACGAAATTGCACAAATGATGACGCTGGACGGATACAAAACAGGAGGTACAATCCACATCGTTACCAATAACCAGGTAGGATTTACAACCAATTATTTAGATGCACGTTCATCTACTTACTGTACAGATGTAGCGAAAGTAACTGATTCTCCGGTAATGCATATTAATGCAGACGATGTAGAAGCAGTTGTTCATGCAATGCATTTTGCTGCAGATTTCCGTAACAGATTTGGTAAAGATGTTTACATCGACCTTTTAGGATACAGAAAATATGGCCACAACGAAGGTGATGAACCTAAGTTTACACAGCCTAAATTATACAACATCATTGCAAAACACCCTAACCCAAGAGAGATTTATAAAGATAAATTGATCAAGGAAGGTATTGTTTCTGACGAAGTGATGAAGCAAATGGAAGTTGAGTTCAAAAAATTATTGGATGAAAACTTCGACGAATCTAAAGAGATTAAAAAAAATACAATGGACATCTTTATGGCAGACGACTGGAAGAAATTCCCTTTCGGTTCCAGAGGATCAGTTCTTAATCCAGTAGATACTAAATTCCCGTTAGATAAACTAAAAGATTTAGCAAGACAGATTTCTACACTGCCTACAGACAAGAAATTTATCAAAAAAATCACAAGATTATTCGAGCAGAGACTTAATATGGTTGAGAACGATAATCTTGACTGGGCAATGGGAGAGCTTTTAGCTTATGCTACATTGCTAAGTGAAGAATTTGGTATCAGAATTTCTGGTGAAGATGTAGAAAGAGGTACTTTCTCTCACCGTCATGCAGTTGTAAAAACTGAAGATACGGAAGAAGAATATGTACCATTAAAATCTGTTACTACTAAAGATAATCAGTTCCAGATCTATAACTCATTACTTTCTGAGTATGCGGTTTTAGGATTCGATTACGGATATGCAATGGTGTCTCCGGATACCCTTACAATCTGGGAAGCTCAGTTTGGTGATTTCGCTAACGGAGCGCAGATTATTATCGACCAATATCTTGTAGCTGCTGAAGAAAAATGGAAACTGCAAAACGGATTGGTAATGTTATTGCCTCATGGATCTGAAGGACAGGGTGCTGAACACTCTTCTGCAAGATTAGAGCGTTTCCTTACACTTTGCGCAAACCAGAATATTATTGTGGCTAATGTTACTACACCAGCTAACTACTTCCACTTGTTGAGAAGACAAATGAAAGCTGATTTCAGAAAGCCATTAGTAGTAATGACTCCAAAATCATTATTGCGTCATCCAAGAGCTGTTTCTAAAGTTGAGGAATTGGCAAACGGAGCATTCCAGCCAATAATTGATGATGCTACTGCTAAAGCGGATAAAGTAGAAAGATTAGTATTATGTTCTGGTAAATTGTATTATGAACTATTAGCTAAAAAAGAAGAACTGAATGATGAGAAAGTTGCTTTGGTAAGACTAGAGCAGTTATATCCTCTTCAAATGGATCAGTTGGATGCTATATTCGAAAAGTATTCTAATGCTAAAGAATTCATCTGGGCACAGGAAGAGCCTGAAAACATGGGCGCATGGAGCTATATACTGAGAAACTTAAGAGACAGAAATCCTCAAGTAATTTCTCCGGTAGCAAGTGGAGCACCTGCACCAGGATCTCATAAAAAATTCGAGATCAACCAGAATGCAATTATCAATCAGGTATTCCAATGTGAAGGAACTCCTGCAAAAAGACCAGTAACAGCTTAA
- a CDS encoding 3'-5' exonuclease produces MDFIALDFETATHERNSACELGICIVENSKIQSTKTWLIKPPSFPYFNKHNIAVHGIHPKDVADAPTFEEIWHEVEELLYHNLIIAHNASFDAGVLRGCLDYYGIFKPKANYLCSIQLSKKAWPGLKSYGLKNLGNQHHLEFNHHRAGDDAAVCAQLSLLAFERLFLTENTELEQVFFKNIKIL; encoded by the coding sequence ATGGACTTTATAGCACTGGACTTTGAAACGGCTACTCATGAACGGAATTCAGCTTGTGAGCTGGGAATATGTATTGTAGAAAACAGTAAAATTCAGTCTACAAAAACATGGCTCATCAAACCGCCAAGCTTCCCATATTTTAATAAGCATAATATTGCTGTCCACGGCATACATCCTAAAGATGTAGCCGACGCTCCTACTTTTGAAGAAATATGGCATGAGGTTGAAGAACTTCTTTACCATAATCTTATTATCGCCCATAATGCTTCTTTTGATGCCGGCGTACTTCGTGGCTGTCTCGATTATTACGGAATATTCAAACCTAAAGCCAATTACTTGTGCAGCATACAACTCTCTAAAAAAGCATGGCCGGGTCTGAAGAGCTATGGATTAAAGAACCTTGGAAACCAGCATCATCTTGAATTCAACCACCACCGTGCCGGTGATGATGCCGCAGTTTGTGCACAATTATCCCTTCTTGCATTCGAAAGATTATTCCTTACTGAGAATACAGAATTAGAACAAGTCTTCTTTAAAAACATAAAAATTCTGTAA
- the odhB gene encoding 2-oxoglutarate dehydrogenase complex dihydrolipoyllysine-residue succinyltransferase, translating into MSILEMKVPSPGESITEVEIATWLVKDGDYVEKDQAIAEVDSDKATLELPAEASGIITLKAEEGDTVQVGQVVVLIDTTAAKPEGAAPAKEEVKAEAPKEEPKKEVVAEAPKAAPATYATNTPSPAAKKILDEKGIEPAQVNGTGVGGRITKEDAVQAKGAPALGGSNESGSRAMKITKLSMLRRKIAARLVSVKNETAMLTTFNEVDMSEIFRIRKQYKEEFAAKHGIGLGFMSFFTKAVVRALQMYPDVNASIDGDQKISYDFCDISIAVSGPKGLMVPVLRNAENMSFRNVEAGIKDLAIKVRDGKITVDEMTGGTFTITNGGTFGSMLSTPIINPPQSAILGMHNIIERPVAVNKQVEIRPMMYVAMSYDHRIIDGKESVGFLVAVKEAIDNPVEFLMGGDERRALEL; encoded by the coding sequence ATGTCAATATTAGAAATGAAAGTCCCTTCGCCAGGGGAATCTATAACCGAAGTAGAAATCGCAACGTGGTTGGTAAAGGATGGTGACTACGTAGAAAAAGATCAGGCTATTGCCGAAGTTGATTCAGATAAAGCAACTCTTGAATTACCGGCAGAAGCAAGTGGTATCATCACATTAAAAGCTGAAGAAGGAGATACTGTACAAGTAGGACAGGTAGTCGTATTAATCGATACTACTGCTGCAAAACCAGAAGGTGCTGCACCTGCTAAAGAAGAAGTTAAAGCTGAGGCTCCTAAAGAAGAACCAAAGAAAGAAGTAGTTGCTGAAGCTCCTAAAGCTGCACCTGCTACTTATGCTACAAATACACCATCACCTGCTGCTAAAAAAATCCTTGATGAGAAAGGTATTGAACCTGCTCAGGTAAACGGTACAGGAGTTGGAGGAAGAATTACAAAAGAAGATGCTGTTCAGGCTAAAGGAGCACCTGCATTAGGTGGTTCTAACGAAAGCGGATCCAGAGCTATGAAGATTACTAAACTGAGTATGCTTCGTAGAAAGATTGCTGCAAGATTAGTTTCTGTAAAGAATGAAACAGCAATGCTTACTACTTTCAATGAAGTGGATATGTCAGAAATTTTCAGAATCCGTAAGCAATACAAAGAAGAATTTGCTGCTAAACACGGAATCGGTTTAGGATTTATGTCTTTCTTTACTAAGGCAGTTGTAAGAGCACTTCAGATGTATCCGGATGTTAACGCATCTATCGATGGTGATCAGAAGATCAGCTACGATTTCTGTGATATTTCTATCGCTGTATCAGGACCAAAAGGTCTAATGGTACCAGTTCTTCGTAACGCAGAAAATATGTCTTTCAGAAATGTTGAAGCTGGAATTAAAGATTTAGCTATTAAAGTAAGAGACGGTAAAATTACTGTTGATGAAATGACTGGAGGTACATTTACTATTACTAATGGTGGCACTTTTGGTTCTATGCTTTCTACGCCAATTATTAACCCGCCACAAAGTGCAATCTTAGGTATGCATAATATCATCGAGCGCCCTGTAGCAGTTAACAAACAAGTAGAGATCAGACCAATGATGTATGTGGCAATGTCTTATGACCACAGAATTATTGATGGTAAAGAGTCTGTAGGCTTCTTAGTAGCGGTAAAAGAAGCGATCGACAACCCTGTAGAATTCCTAATGGGTGGAGACGAAAGAAGAGCTTTAGAGCTTTAA
- the apaG gene encoding Co2+/Mg2+ efflux protein ApaG, which translates to MYSAITHSIQIIVEPFYDVKNSSPIQERYIFTYHITIKNNGSVPIKLLKRKWQIYDVGFGVREVSGDGVIGMTPEIYPGEEFNYFSNVSLRSGVGAMQGNYLLMNLDSKDTFEVEIPKFSLITEVVYN; encoded by the coding sequence ATGTACTCAGCAATTACCCACAGTATTCAGATTATTGTTGAACCATTTTATGATGTTAAAAACAGTTCACCAATACAGGAACGTTATATCTTCACGTACCATATCACTATTAAGAACAACGGAAGTGTCCCAATAAAACTCCTGAAAAGGAAATGGCAGATTTATGATGTTGGTTTTGGGGTAAGAGAAGTTTCCGGAGATGGTGTAATCGGTATGACACCGGAAATCTATCCGGGAGAAGAATTTAACTACTTTTCCAATGTGTCTCTTCGTTCCGGAGTCGGTGCGATGCAGGGAAACTATTTGTTGATGAATCTCGATTCGAAAGACACTTTTGAAGTAGAAATACCCAAGTTTTCTCTCATTACAGAAGTCGTATATAACTAA
- a CDS encoding Lrp/AsnC family transcriptional regulator, whose amino-acid sequence MEYKLDEIDLKIVRLMQENARINNAELARILGMAPSAVLERVKKLEQKEVLISYHAKVNPSAVNQNLLSFIFIKANEIIGDEETGKLLAQIPEVLEVHDIAGDDGYIIKVRTSDTITLMNLMKRSLSSIPGIISTRTIIVLQTVKEDNQLIIT is encoded by the coding sequence ATGGAATATAAGCTGGATGAAATAGATTTAAAGATTGTCAGACTCATGCAGGAAAATGCAAGAATCAACAATGCTGAGTTAGCACGTATATTAGGTATGGCTCCTTCTGCTGTATTGGAAAGAGTAAAAAAGCTGGAACAAAAAGAAGTTTTAATTTCTTATCATGCTAAAGTAAACCCAAGTGCTGTTAATCAGAATCTTCTATCATTCATCTTCATCAAAGCGAATGAAATTATAGGTGATGAAGAGACAGGTAAATTACTTGCTCAGATTCCTGAAGTACTGGAAGTACATGATATCGCCGGAGACGATGGTTATATTATAAAAGTAAGAACTTCCGATACTATAACGCTGATGAATCTTATGAAGAGATCATTATCTTCCATTCCCGGTATTATATCAACCCGAACTATCATTGTATTACAAACGGTTAAAGAAGACAATCAACTTATTATAACATAA